CGAGGACGAGTTCCTCGCGGGCCACGCGCCGGACTCGTGGTTCTGCCCGGTGAAGGAGCTCGACTCGATCCGGTGGGACCTGCCGATGATGTTCCGCATCGTGTGCGTGTCGCGCACCGGTGACCGCGGGCACGTCGCGACCGACCAGCTGCGGCAGTGGGGATTCAACGCCGCCAACCTCACCGGCGGCATGATCGCCTGGCGCGACGACGGCCGGCCCGTCGTGCGCGAGGACGGCTCACCCGGGGTCGTCGCCGGCGCGGACCCCGATGAGAGCGAAGTGACGGACGGGTAACCTCCGCCCGTGAGCTTCGACCGCGCCGAGAACATCCGGCGCCTCGGTGCCGAGTCGTTCGACGTCGTCGTCATCGGGGGCGGGATCACGGGCGTGGGCTGCGCGCTCGATGCCGCGTCCCGCGGGCTGCGCACGGCGCTCGTGGAGCGCGCCGACTTCGCGTCGGGCACGTCGTCGAAATCGTCGAAGCTCGTGCACGGTGGGCTGCGCTACCTCCAGCAGCGCGAAGTCGGCCTCGTGTACGAGGCGCTCGCGGAGCGCCAGATCCTGCGCCGCAACGCGCCCCATCTCGTGCGCACGCTGCCGTTCCTGCTGCCGGTGTTCACCTCCGACGGGCTCATCAACCGCCGGCTCGCGCGCGCGCTCGGCACCGTGATGTGGATGTACGACCTCACCGGCGGCCTACGCATCGGCAAGCTGCACCGGCGCGTCGGGAAGGACGCCGCGATCGCGCACATGCCGACGCTGCGCGCGTCGCGGCTCGCGTCCGCGTACATCTACTACGACGCGCGCGCCGACGACGCGCGCCTCACGCTCACGATCGCGCGCACCGCCGCGGAGACGGGTGCCGCGGTCGTGAACCGCGCCGCGGTCGCGGGATTCGAGAAGGACGACAGCGGGCGCGTCTCCGGTGTGCGCGTGCGCGTCGACGGCTCGGAGATCGTGGTGCGCACGCGCTCGGTGGTGAACGCGACCGGCGTGTGGGCCGACGACGTGCGCGCGCTCGACGAAGGCTCGCACCCCGACTCGATCCGGCCCGCGAAGGGTGTGCACATCACGGTGCCGTGGTCGAAGATCCGCAACGACATCGCCGCGGTCATCCCGGTACGCAAGGACCGCCGTTCGGTGTTCGTCGTGCCGTGGGGCGACTTCACCTACATCGGGACGACCGACACCGACTACGAAGGCTCGCTCGACGATCCGCAGTGCACGCCCACCGACATCGAGTA
This genomic interval from Acidimicrobiia bacterium contains the following:
- a CDS encoding rhodanese-like domain-containing protein, producing MLFRKQPVPHVNLGSGTTLDAKDVLLDVRDEDEFLAGHAPDSWFCPVKELDSIRWDLPMMFRIVCVSRTGDRGHVATDQLRQWGFNAANLTGGMIAWRDDGRPVVREDGSPGVVAGADPDESEVTDG
- a CDS encoding glycerol-3-phosphate dehydrogenase/oxidase, whose protein sequence is MSFDRAENIRRLGAESFDVVVIGGGITGVGCALDAASRGLRTALVERADFASGTSSKSSKLVHGGLRYLQQREVGLVYEALAERQILRRNAPHLVRTLPFLLPVFTSDGLINRRLARALGTVMWMYDLTGGLRIGKLHRRVGKDAAIAHMPTLRASRLASAYIYYDARADDARLTLTIARTAAETGAAVVNRAAVAGFEKDDSGRVSGVRVRVDGSEIVVRTRSVVNATGVWADDVRALDEGSHPDSIRPAKGVHITVPWSKIRNDIAAVIPVRKDRRSVFVVPWGDFTYIGTTDTDYEGSLDDPQCTPTDIEYLLRAINDVVTTPISEADILGTWAGLRPLVKRAGSERTADLSRRHSVISSKSGVVTVTGGKLTTYRRMAADAIDAVTSALDTKARSATARLALSGAAQWDASGVSEHLASRYGSNGTFVKAIESARPELAEPIVPGLPYSKAEVVYAASDEMACTVDDVLSRRTRARLLGRDASADAAAEVARLIAPILGWDEATAAASVADYRSLVDAERTSAALPETALDAALGT